The Calidithermus timidus DSM 17022 nucleotide sequence CCCTCACCCCCCAACCCGCCCAGGGCACCCACGCCCCCATGCTCGGGAAGGAAGACGGGCGCATCGTGTGGGAGCGTCCGGCCCGCGCGATCTACAACCGCCACCGGGGAGTGCAGCCCTGGCCGGGGAGCTGGTTCGAACTTCCAGGGGGTAGCGCTTCGCGGCTCGATTCGGGGGGTAGCGCTTCGCGGCTCGAGCTTCCGAGAAAACGGGTCAAGGTGCTGTCCATGCGGCCCGTGGAGGGCAGGGGAGAGGCGGGAGTGGTGCTCGGGGTGGACTCGAGCGGCGTCACGGTGGCCGCCGGAGAGGGAGCCATCCTGCTTCAGCAGGTTCAGCCGGAGGGCAAGAAACCCATGCCCGCCGCCGACTGGGCTCGGGGGGCGCGGATCGGCGTGGGCTCGAGGCTGCGGTGAGAGAGGAGGGGGTCTCGGGCATTCAGCTATCGGTAGCCCCCACCCTGCGCACCCGCACCCCCATCTGCGCCAGGGCCTCGAGGATGGCCGAAGCGTCGATGCCCGCTTCGCGGTGCATGCGGGCGATGGAGCCGTGGTCGAAGAACACATCGGGCAGGCCCAGCACCCGGATGTCGGGCTTGAAGCCCATCTCGCTCAGGGCCTCGAGCACCGCCGAGCCAAAGCCGCCCATCTTCTGGTGGTCCTCCACCGTGACCAGCTTGTAGCCTTCCAGGGCCAGCTTTTCCAGCATCTCGCGGTCGAGCGGCTTGAGGAAGCGGGCGTTGACCACGCCGACTTCGGGGTTGTCACCCGCGGCCTCGAGGGCGTAGCTGAGGGTTTTGCCAAAGCCGAGGATGTAGGCTTTCGAACCCTCCTTCAGCACCTCCCACCTGCCCCACGCGATGTCGGGCCAGCTCCCTTCGGGAGCTTTCTCCACGTTGTCACGGGCGTAGCGGATGGCGACGGGACCACCAAGCTCGAGGGCTTTTTTGAGCATAGCCCGCAGCTCGAGGGCGTCCTTAGGCGCCGCGATCTGCACGTTGGGAACGGTGCGCAGATAGGCGATGTCGAACACACCGTTGTGGGTTGCGCCGTCGCCGCCCACGATGCCCGCGCGGTCCACGGCGAGCACCACGTCCAGCTTTTCGATGGCGATGTCGTGGATCACCTGGTCGTAGGCCCGCTGCAAGAAGGTGGAGTAGATCGCCAGCACCGGTTTGAGGCCGCGCAGAGCCATCCCCGCGGCGGCGGTGGCGGCCACGTCCTCGCAGATGCCGGTGTCGAGGTAGCGGCTGGGGTGGGTCTGCGAGTACTTTACCAGCCCCGAGCCCTCGCGCATGGCCGGGGTGATGACGAAGAGGCGGGGCTCGAGGTGGGCGAGCTCGGTCACCGCATCCCCGAAGGCCGCCGACCAGGAGTAGCCCTTGGAGACCTTCTCGGGCTTTGCGGGGTTGAAGCCGGGTGGGCCGTGCCAGTAGATGGGGTCGGCCTCGGCCACCTTGTAGCCCTTGCCCTTCTGGGTGACGATGTGCAAGATGGTGGGCCCGTCGAGTTCCTTGAGCTCCTGCAGGAGGTGAACCAGGCCCTTGAGGTTGTGCCCGTCGACCGGCCCCACGTAGCGCAGGCCCCAGGCATAGAAGGGGTTCTCCTGGTGCAGCACCAGCTTGGCGGCTTCCTTGGCCCGGTCGACGAGGTTGAACAGCCTGGGGGAGATGGTCTCGAGCACCCCCCGGCCCCACCGCTCAGTGTCCTGTACCCACTTCTTGACCTGCAACTCCTTGAAGAAGCGGTTGAGGGCGCCCACGTTCTCGCTGATGCTCATCTCGTTGTCGTTGAGCACGATCAGCATCTTGCGTTGCTGCTCGCCGATGACGTTGAGCGCGGCCAGGGCCATGCCCCCGGTGAGCGCGCCGTCGCCGATGACGCTCACGATGTGGTAGTTCTCGCCCAGGGTGTCGCGGGCGATGGCCATGCCGATGGCGTTGGCCAGCGAGGTGCTGGCGTGGCCCACGGTGATGGCGTCGTGCTCCGACTCGCTGACTTTGGTAAAGCCGGAGATGCCCCCTTCCTGGCGGATGGTGTGGAAGACCCCCTTGCGCCCGGTGAGGAGTTTGTGGGCGTAAGCCTGGTGTCCTACGTCGAAGAGGATGCGGTCGCGGGGTGAGTCGAAGACCCTGTGCAATGCCACGATCAGCTCGACGGCGCCGAGCGAAGAGGCCAGGTGCCCACCGTTTTGAGCGCACACTCGGATGATCTCGCTGCGCAGTTCCTCGGCCAGGGCCAAGAGCTCGGCTTCGGAAAGAGCCTTGAGGTCAGACGGGCTATTGACTTTGTCGAGTACCAAGGGAGCCCCCTTCCCCTTAAGACTTTAGGGCCTGCGCCTAACCGAAATTGCGTGCAACCAACACAAAGCCTTCCTTGGTACGAACCTCACCCACCCCCGGCACGAACCAGATCTCGCGGCTGTCCACCGCTCCGGTGCCGCCCTTGGCCTCGAACTGCACCCGGAAAACCTCGAACTCCCCACCCCTAACCCGGACTTTCTCCTTGCCCAGGATGCGGTAGTTGTACTCGATGGTCTCCTTATAGATCACCTGGGGCCTGGCGTTGGGGGGGTACAGGGTGGTCTCCACCGTGGTGACGCCACCCCAGCGACTACCCGTGGCGATCTGGCTTTCCGGGGGGTACTCGAGCATGGGTGGGTTGAAGCGGGTCACGGCGGTGCTCACCGCGTCCTCGTAACCCAGCAGCCTGACCCCCGCCGGGCCGATCTGGCGGTAGTAGTCCTTCTGTACACCCCGCCCGGCGAAGCGGTACTTCACCGCGATCTGGTCGCCGAAGGGGGCGGGTCCCAGCACGGTGAGGCGGTAGGGTGGGTCGTTGGGAGCGGCATCCTGGGGCAGGTAGGCCCACTGCACCCCGGTCTGGAAGGGCAAGTAGGCCTGGTTGGAGGAGAGCCCGAGGTTGCTCTGGGTGTTCTGATCAGTTTGGGGC carries:
- the dxs gene encoding 1-deoxy-D-xylulose-5-phosphate synthase; this translates as MVLDKVNSPSDLKALSEAELLALAEELRSEIIRVCAQNGGHLASSLGAVELIVALHRVFDSPRDRILFDVGHQAYAHKLLTGRKGVFHTIRQEGGISGFTKVSESEHDAITVGHASTSLANAIGMAIARDTLGENYHIVSVIGDGALTGGMALAALNVIGEQQRKMLIVLNDNEMSISENVGALNRFFKELQVKKWVQDTERWGRGVLETISPRLFNLVDRAKEAAKLVLHQENPFYAWGLRYVGPVDGHNLKGLVHLLQELKELDGPTILHIVTQKGKGYKVAEADPIYWHGPPGFNPAKPEKVSKGYSWSAAFGDAVTELAHLEPRLFVITPAMREGSGLVKYSQTHPSRYLDTGICEDVAATAAAGMALRGLKPVLAIYSTFLQRAYDQVIHDIAIEKLDVVLAVDRAGIVGGDGATHNGVFDIAYLRTVPNVQIAAPKDALELRAMLKKALELGGPVAIRYARDNVEKAPEGSWPDIAWGRWEVLKEGSKAYILGFGKTLSYALEAAGDNPEVGVVNARFLKPLDREMLEKLALEGYKLVTVEDHQKMGGFGSAVLEALSEMGFKPDIRVLGLPDVFFDHGSIARMHREAGIDASAILEALAQMGVRVRRVGATDS